From the Cryptomeria japonica chromosome 2, Sugi_1.0, whole genome shotgun sequence genome, one window contains:
- the LOC131036853 gene encoding ADP,ATP carrier protein 1, mitochondrial: MSERSQYPSVVQKLSGQTFLGSRSPPNWHVSQNAIQRPQGMFYGGSQSALLQASKWSNLSVATPNLSPVYVPAPSEKGVKGFMIDFLMGGVSAAVSKTAAAPIERVKLLIQNQDEMLKSGRLAEPYKGIGDCFGRTIKDEGVIALWRGNTANVIRYFPTQALNFAFKDYFKSLFNFKKDRDGYWKWFAGNLASGGAAGASSLLFVYSLDYARTRLANDSKAAKKGGERQFNGLVDVYRKTLKTDGIAGLYRGFNISCVGIIVYRGLYFGMYDSLKPVVLVGDLQNNFLASFLLGWGITIGAGLASYPIDTVRRRMMMTSGEAVKYKSSVDAFQQILKKEGAKSLFKGAGANILRAVAGAGVLAGYDQLQLILLGKKYGSGGG, translated from the exons ATGTCAGAGCGGTCTCAATATCCGTCAGTTGTGCAAAAGTTGTCTGGTCAAACATTCCTTGGTTCCAGATCTCCACCGAACTGGCATGTTAGCCAGAATGCCATACAGCGACCTCAGGGAATGTTTTATGGTGGATCACAGAGTGCACTTTTGCAGGCATCCAAATGGAGCAATCTATCTGTGGCAACTCCAAATCTTTCACCCGTCTACGTTCCAGCACCTTCAGAGAAAGGTGTGAAAGGTTTCATGATTGATTTTTTGATGGGAGGTGTTTCTGCTGCTGTTTCCAAAACGGCAGCTGCCCCCATTGAACGCGTCAAGCTGCTGATCCAGAATCAGGATGAAATGCTGAAGTCTGGTCGGCTCGCTGAGCCATACAAAGGCATAGGAGATTGTTTTGGTCGAACAATCAAGGATGAAGGTGTTATTGCTTTATGGAGAGGAAATACTGCTAATGTCATACGCTATTTCCCCACTCAG GCACTCAACTTTGCTTTCAAGGATTACTTTAAGAGCCTTTTCAATTTCAAGAAGGACAGGGATGGCTACTGGAAATGGTTTGCTGGAAATCTTGCATCTGGTGGTGCAGCTGGTGCATCATCTCTCCTTTTTGTTTATTCCTTGGACTATGCTCGAACAAGGCTGGCTAATGATTCTAAGGCTGCAAAGAAAGGAGGAGAGAGACAATTCAATGGGCTCGTTGATGTCTATCGTAAAACTCTTAAAACAGATGGTATTGCTGGTCTTTACCGTGGATTCAACATATCATGTGTGGGGATTATCGTGTATCGTGGTCTATACTTTGGGATGTATGATTCTCTAAAGCCAGTTGTATTGGTTGGAGATCTTCAG AATAACTTCcttgcaagttttcttcttggttggGGTATTACAATTGGTGCTGGTCTGGCTTCATATCCTATCGACACTGTTCGTAGAAGAATGATGATGACTTCCGGTGAGGCAGTGAAGTACAAGAGTTCAGTGGATGCTTTTCAACAGATTCTGAAGAAGGAAGGTGCCAAGTCTCTCTTCAAGGGTGCTGGTGCAAATATTCTGCGAGCTGTTGCTGGAGCTGGAGTCTTGGCTGGATATGACCAGCTGCAGTTAATTCTTCTCGGAAAGAAATATGGCTCTGGTGGAGGCTAA